AATATTATCACCAGATGAAACAAAAAAGAAATCCGGACTGTACCATTGTGAAGTTTTATCATTTCCGCTCGGATTTGTCGTCAGCCGAAGTTGGTCCACATACCCACCCCTCAGAAAGAGACAGATTCCTGTATTGTTCGGCTTCCATGCCGAGCTCCCTGATGGCAGTGCCAGAAGCCTTGCTCCATCTGCAAAGCCGTTTGCATTTAACCATTCAGACGCCATTGTTACTCCATCGACCATATCTTCATCACTGCTGAGCCTCCATTCAGTATGGTTCCATGTATGATTTGCGATTAAATGCCCCGCCTCATGCATTTCTGTCAGTTGGCTCAGAGTCAAATATCCTTGAGCCCCAACAAAAGCAGGATTAACGTAAAAAGTTGCCGGCATACCTTTACTTGTCAAATAGGCCGCGTAATTATAACACTCTGCGTAACCGTTATCAAAATGTATCTGGAAAGTCGCCCTTCCCGGCCTTTGTAGAAACTCCAGTTGGCCGACAGTAACAGATGGGGTTTTATCGTCATATTTCTTTTCAACCCTAATATCGATTCTGTATATATTCCCCCAAGAGAAAGTCCCACTTCCTCCAGTAGCAAACTGTGATGGGCTTATCGTACAGACATACCATCCCGGCCAGTTATTATTTAATCCGGCAAAATATCCCGTGCGATAAGCGCCCGATTTGCTGAATGCCCGTATCATTAGTCGTGTTATATTAGAGCAGATGGAGTTTCCACTTCCTTCATGAAAATACACTTTTGCCCGAAAATATGGGTCATTGCCATTAATATCTCTCATGTCTGCTGGTACAGGAAAAACACGTTCTATTTGGCCGCATTTTTCGCCGTGAGTTCCCGGCGTTGTTACTATTTTCAATGCCCTTTTAACATCCGTATAATAAACAACATTATTATAGTCATAAGTTAATACACAATCGTATCTGGTAGCCCACCCTGATGTGTCATTGCACGGAAGAACGCATATCCGCTCCAATTCATCGCTGTCTGCCTTAAAATAATCAATCTCCTCACACTGAATGAGATTTGGTTCTGGGAGACTGGGTGCGATGAGATTAAAACCAGGTCTCCACTCTTCGGCAAGGATGGTGAAATCAAGGGTATTGACCTTTTTGTCATTGTTTAAATCTGCTCTCAGCATATTTATTGGAGGAGGATTCGAATCAGTTTCAAGCCACTCTCTCGTAAGGATGGCGAAATCAAGGGCATCAACCCTCTCATCATTGTTCAAATCCGCCACTAATTCACCAAAACAAATACCCCAAAAAAATAAAACGAAGATCCCCACAATTCTTTTGTCAAAGTCGCTCCACCTTCCACACTCTAAATTTCGACTTTTCATAACACAGCTTGGTTATAAAAAACCATAGACTACTAATTCTGATTTTTGCCGGTCATCCATTTTTATACACCTCTAATAGCAGAGAAATAGCAAAATGATTTCAAAACTATATTGCGTTTATTATAATAAAACTATATTTTAAAAACAAGATTGTTCTGGTCTCAAACAAGAATTTCAGGATAAGCTACGAAATAAAGCGTTAGGATGATAATTGGAATACAAAAAAAGGATATTAGGGCTCAACAATATGACCATAAGAAACCTGTTTCGTT
The sequence above is drawn from the Phycisphaerae bacterium genome and encodes:
- a CDS encoding polysaccharide deacetylase family protein — protein: MADLNNDERVDALDFAILTREWLETDSNPPPINMLRADLNNDKKVNTLDFTILAEEWRPGFNLIAPSLPEPNLIQCEEIDYFKADSDELERICVLPCNDTSGWATRYDCVLTYDYNNVVYYTDVKRALKIVTTPGTHGEKCGQIERVFPVPADMRDINGNDPYFRAKVYFHEGSGNSICSNITRLMIRAFSKSGAYRTGYFAGLNNNWPGWYVCTISPSQFATGGSGTFSWGNIYRIDIRVEKKYDDKTPSVTVGQLEFLQRPGRATFQIHFDNGYAECYNYAAYLTSKGMPATFYVNPAFVGAQGYLTLSQLTEMHEAGHLIANHTWNHTEWRLSSDEDMVDGVTMASEWLNANGFADGARLLALPSGSSAWKPNNTGICLFLRGGYVDQLRLTTNPSGNDKTSQWYSPDFFFVSSGDNISGSLNALNAAIADEGPAIVYFHKAGFGGNTWTFDQLKCFIDAVAAARDSGQIEVITAADMLRARQIE